A region from the Sandaracinus amylolyticus genome encodes:
- a CDS encoding glycosyltransferase family protein — protein sequence MLFWYSALARAKAVASCRYRIGNLAEVGHRVNVVIAEALPARALESTDALVVVRPYPTRHVLRALASAQRLGVTRIADYDDLLFAGSAEERPEVQSGGLTREWMERAHRAYASMLPAFDGYTAATDELAGELRAACPGAPVFVVPNGLSPAWIEQGRALYPRWWPGDSRVMRFFPGSPTHDASFAAIASGLAEWMRAHDDTELEIVGNLAWDASGFPSSRVRRIPAVPFDHLPRLLASAWVNLWPRAETRFNRCKSPIKFLEAAAFGCPTVASPSCARPELDCEGLVHATTADDWATALTRWRDDDARMRASESCMRFADERGGADRGWRALQHVVRSLRSVAA from the coding sequence GTGCTCTTCTGGTACTCGGCGCTCGCGCGCGCGAAGGCGGTCGCGTCCTGTCGTTATCGCATCGGCAATCTCGCCGAGGTCGGGCACCGCGTGAACGTGGTAATCGCGGAGGCGCTCCCCGCGCGGGCGCTCGAGTCGACCGATGCGCTGGTCGTCGTCCGCCCGTATCCCACGCGGCACGTGCTCCGCGCGCTCGCGTCCGCGCAGCGGCTCGGGGTGACGCGCATCGCCGACTACGACGATCTTCTGTTCGCGGGCTCGGCCGAGGAGCGGCCCGAAGTGCAGAGCGGTGGGCTCACGCGCGAATGGATGGAGCGAGCGCATCGCGCGTACGCATCGATGTTGCCTGCGTTCGATGGCTACACCGCGGCGACCGACGAGCTCGCGGGCGAGCTTCGCGCAGCGTGCCCCGGGGCCCCGGTCTTCGTCGTACCGAACGGGCTCTCGCCCGCGTGGATCGAGCAAGGACGCGCGCTGTATCCGCGCTGGTGGCCGGGAGACAGCCGCGTCATGCGGTTCTTCCCGGGGTCGCCCACGCACGATGCGAGCTTCGCGGCGATCGCGAGCGGGCTCGCCGAGTGGATGCGCGCCCACGACGACACGGAGCTCGAGATCGTCGGCAACCTCGCGTGGGACGCGAGCGGATTTCCGTCGTCCCGGGTACGGCGCATTCCGGCGGTGCCCTTCGATCACCTCCCGCGATTGCTCGCCAGCGCGTGGGTCAACCTCTGGCCGCGCGCCGAGACGCGCTTCAACCGCTGCAAGTCCCCGATCAAGTTCCTCGAGGCGGCGGCGTTCGGTTGCCCCACGGTCGCGTCGCCGTCATGCGCGCGTCCCGAGCTCGACTGCGAAGGGCTCGTGCACGCGACCACTGCCGACGACTGGGCGACGGCGCTGACGCGGTGGCGCGACGATGATGCGCGCATGCGAGCGAGCGAGTCTTGCATGAGATTCGCCGACGAGCGTGGTGGCGCAGACCGCGGTTGGCGCGCGCTCCAGCACGTCGTTCGATCACTCCGGAGCGTCGCCGCATGA
- a CDS encoding glycosyltransferase has protein sequence MIIVLAARGGGGGELAHVLRLLGCRVEKSPSREVDEALLGAADGVREWSDPDGLADTIANPPSELVDRARRALPRSPLVVFHDPRLCLTLPVWHSVADSPAYVVLHRHPFAAADTLRREEGVPLSAGLAMWQLSMLSALHHSRGAARLLVRHDDLRRDPLGVARALHEFLGARGTTLASLDEIGTTARDEPERTSDAQLTRAQLDLHEAFRERRWPLVDDDDPFGLLAKDPLLLMRRANEAARPDHGSGVASELAAELGRARAAARHLEVRARQSAGRLEHAEAERARAQRALDDLRDVLAREREQRAALERQLASLVGGQEQVPAVIASPEERLRLSSSALRVFAKTLYREWTSTEGVPYGGLRDAPPLRVMVGTLHSDENEFEQCVESVRKQRYSRMKHEIFSGLGKKESVATLMTAFQRSDCDLLIKVDADMVLTSPDFVERIVRVFQANPGIDLLSVAILDFFSGGPIQGINAYRKTVEWSNERQDSLFTDHTQVPSRKRLVVWPTFLRDAVHAPNPSPFQAFHFGVHRGLKTLQLSSARYHAARAEEQLAYLEKTWDHFQLRRELRLGLACLGFELALTGCYSLEQLDYTNPSLRESFAPIDQLDVDRVEAAVVELRSRRLQFEHVQRVRDKRRELVAQHQAPVQAIVALLPHTKVFGGVNRFFELARQFAKLGVRFVIAQPENRETQVAGTRSDYPDVEVKLYSEVIDQEWDVVLCGDAFGGVMLTMPLFRAKVMAVYLLNGWGRSPLNHAQIAAVNPDVIIANSSYSAAQYVGYAPTVVPGGVDLETFRPPPQRRPRGPRLKIGAYPGRRKPSKRFEDTLEACESLHARGVPLELHAFDQGPLHLDVKFPVVFHGALQKERVREFFWDMDVMVCAEEDGGWSNPAAEAMASGTPLVCTDAGTIDYAIHEETAIVVPRRDPAAIVAGIERLYRDPELAERLRIAGLARIRGFGWPQVARDLLDALQDARPDPEGRAVKNALALERLAALGVR, from the coding sequence ATGATCATCGTTCTGGCAGCCCGCGGAGGCGGTGGTGGCGAGCTCGCGCACGTGCTGCGCCTGCTCGGGTGTCGAGTGGAGAAGTCGCCCTCGAGGGAGGTCGACGAGGCGCTGCTCGGCGCCGCCGACGGCGTTCGCGAGTGGAGCGACCCCGATGGTCTCGCGGACACGATCGCGAATCCGCCGAGCGAGCTGGTGGACCGAGCGCGCCGCGCACTGCCGCGCTCGCCGCTCGTCGTGTTCCACGACCCCCGGCTGTGCCTGACGCTGCCGGTATGGCACTCCGTCGCAGACAGCCCGGCGTACGTCGTCCTGCATCGCCATCCCTTCGCGGCCGCCGACACGCTGCGCCGCGAGGAAGGAGTCCCGCTCAGCGCCGGGCTCGCGATGTGGCAGCTCTCGATGCTGAGCGCGCTCCACCACTCTCGTGGGGCCGCGCGCCTGCTGGTGCGACACGACGACCTCCGTCGCGACCCGCTCGGCGTGGCTCGCGCGCTGCACGAGTTCCTGGGAGCGCGCGGCACCACGCTCGCCTCGCTCGACGAGATCGGCACCACCGCGCGCGACGAGCCCGAGCGCACGTCGGACGCACAGCTCACGCGGGCGCAGCTCGATTTGCACGAGGCGTTCCGCGAGCGTCGTTGGCCCCTGGTCGACGACGACGATCCCTTCGGGCTGCTCGCGAAGGACCCGCTGCTCCTGATGCGGCGCGCGAACGAGGCAGCACGACCGGATCACGGCTCAGGAGTCGCGTCCGAGCTCGCAGCCGAGCTCGGACGCGCGCGCGCTGCCGCGAGGCATCTCGAGGTGCGTGCGCGTCAATCGGCCGGACGACTCGAGCACGCGGAGGCGGAGCGGGCTCGTGCGCAGCGGGCGCTCGACGATCTGCGAGACGTTCTGGCGCGCGAGCGCGAGCAGCGTGCGGCGTTGGAGCGCCAGCTCGCATCGCTCGTCGGAGGTCAGGAGCAAGTTCCGGCGGTGATCGCGAGCCCCGAGGAGCGATTGCGCCTCTCGAGCTCCGCACTTCGGGTGTTCGCCAAGACGCTCTATCGCGAGTGGACGTCGACCGAAGGTGTGCCGTACGGCGGCCTCCGAGACGCCCCTCCCCTGCGCGTGATGGTCGGCACGCTGCACAGTGACGAGAACGAATTCGAACAGTGCGTCGAGTCGGTACGCAAACAGCGCTATTCCCGCATGAAGCACGAGATCTTCTCGGGCCTCGGGAAGAAGGAATCCGTCGCGACCCTGATGACGGCGTTCCAGCGGAGCGACTGCGATCTGCTGATCAAGGTCGACGCAGACATGGTGCTGACGTCCCCGGATTTCGTGGAGCGCATCGTCCGCGTGTTCCAGGCGAACCCGGGAATCGATCTGCTCTCGGTCGCGATCCTCGACTTCTTCTCCGGCGGTCCGATCCAGGGAATCAACGCGTATCGGAAGACGGTCGAGTGGAGCAACGAACGGCAGGACTCGCTCTTCACCGATCACACGCAAGTGCCTAGCCGCAAGCGTCTCGTCGTCTGGCCGACCTTCCTGCGCGACGCGGTGCACGCTCCGAATCCGTCGCCGTTCCAGGCCTTCCACTTCGGCGTCCACCGCGGCCTCAAGACGCTCCAGCTCTCGAGCGCTCGTTACCACGCGGCGCGCGCCGAGGAGCAGCTCGCGTATCTCGAGAAGACCTGGGATCACTTCCAGCTGCGCCGCGAGCTGCGTCTCGGGCTCGCGTGCCTCGGCTTCGAGCTCGCGCTCACCGGCTGCTACTCGTTGGAACAGCTGGACTACACGAATCCCTCGCTACGAGAGTCCTTCGCGCCGATCGACCAGCTCGACGTCGATCGCGTCGAGGCCGCCGTGGTCGAGCTGCGCTCGCGCCGACTGCAGTTCGAGCACGTGCAGCGCGTGCGCGACAAACGGCGCGAGCTCGTGGCGCAGCACCAGGCACCCGTGCAGGCGATCGTCGCTCTGCTGCCGCACACGAAGGTGTTCGGCGGAGTGAATCGCTTCTTCGAGCTCGCGCGACAGTTCGCGAAGCTCGGCGTGCGCTTCGTCATCGCACAGCCCGAGAACCGCGAGACCCAGGTCGCCGGAACGCGCTCCGACTACCCCGATGTCGAGGTGAAGCTCTACTCCGAGGTGATCGATCAGGAGTGGGACGTCGTCCTCTGCGGCGACGCGTTCGGGGGCGTGATGCTGACGATGCCGCTCTTCCGCGCGAAGGTGATGGCGGTCTACCTCCTGAACGGCTGGGGTCGCAGCCCGCTCAATCACGCGCAGATCGCCGCGGTGAATCCCGACGTGATCATCGCGAACTCCTCCTACTCCGCGGCACAGTACGTCGGGTACGCGCCCACGGTGGTGCCCGGCGGCGTCGACCTCGAGACGTTCCGTCCTCCGCCGCAGCGCCGTCCGCGCGGCCCGCGACTCAAGATCGGCGCGTATCCCGGGAGGCGCAAACCGAGCAAACGCTTCGAGGACACCCTCGAAGCGTGCGAGAGCCTCCACGCTCGAGGCGTGCCGCTCGAGCTGCACGCGTTCGACCAAGGGCCGCTGCACCTCGACGTGAAGTTCCCCGTGGTGTTCCACGGCGCGCTGCAGAAGGAACGCGTCCGCGAATTCTTCTGGGACATGGACGTGATGGTCTGCGCCGAGGAGGACGGCGGTTGGTCGAACCCGGCCGCCGAGGCCATGGCGTCCGGGACACCACTCGTCTGCACCGACGCGGGCACGATCGACTACGCGATCCACGAGGAGACCGCGATCGTCGTACCGCGCCGAGACCCGGCGGCGATCGTGGCGGGCATCGAGCGCCTCTATCGCGACCCGGAGCTCGCGGAGCGCTTGCGAATCGCCGGGCTCGCGCGCATCCGCGGCTTCGGCTGGCCGCAGGTCGCGCGCGACCTGCTCGATGCGCTGCAGGATGCACGTCCCGACCCCGAGGGCCGCGCGGTGAAGAACGCCCTCGCGCTCGAGCGCCTCGCCGCGCTCGGAGTGCGCTGA
- a CDS encoding glycosyltransferase family 2 protein has product MRPIISFSPLAREAVERFATALERSVPERPLARLSARPAVSVVIPIFNAPYALDRCLRSIRTSDTPETTEIVLVDDHSSDRRVDDVCTAFAASWRRTKHLRNSRNLGFVSTVNRGIRESAPDHDVLLLNSDTEATPGWLPRLSVAAHLDDATASVCALSNAAGVYSVPRAYGDHELPPGVTAPMAQRVLGFVSERALDPVPSTSGFCMLIKRRAIERVGYLDDKLFLRGYGEENDWNERASRVGLVHRVDCSRFILHARGLSFGAAREQLKRKNSRILQVLHPGHAAALRAWEKQDALGTVRTRYGALLDELRNASEAARRAFFEAPVSLVVGTDPPPGGWDDRGARISVLCRADGTVEIDLFGVARARPPGLDARRAVFELAYRWDPTHLDVREPELRDRLRDVAGIFGLEKSFVEPASMNGSTESSEM; this is encoded by the coding sequence ATGCGACCCATCATCTCGTTCTCTCCTCTCGCGCGCGAAGCGGTCGAACGATTCGCGACGGCCCTCGAGCGCTCGGTCCCCGAGCGCCCGCTAGCGCGGCTCTCCGCGCGGCCGGCTGTCTCGGTCGTCATTCCGATCTTCAACGCGCCCTACGCCCTCGATCGGTGCCTGCGATCGATCCGGACGTCGGACACGCCCGAAACGACCGAGATCGTGCTCGTCGACGATCACAGCAGCGATCGCCGCGTGGACGATGTCTGCACGGCGTTCGCGGCGAGCTGGCGCCGCACGAAGCACCTGCGGAACTCGCGCAACCTCGGCTTCGTGTCGACGGTCAATCGCGGCATTCGCGAGTCGGCTCCGGATCACGACGTCCTGCTGCTCAACAGCGACACCGAAGCCACCCCGGGGTGGCTCCCGCGCCTGAGCGTGGCAGCACACCTCGATGACGCGACGGCGTCGGTCTGCGCGCTCAGCAACGCCGCCGGCGTGTACTCGGTCCCGCGTGCCTACGGCGACCACGAGCTGCCCCCGGGCGTCACCGCACCGATGGCGCAGCGCGTCCTCGGCTTCGTGTCGGAGCGCGCCCTGGACCCGGTGCCGAGCACGTCCGGGTTCTGCATGCTCATCAAGCGGCGCGCGATCGAGCGCGTCGGGTATCTCGACGACAAGCTGTTTCTCCGCGGCTACGGCGAAGAGAACGACTGGAACGAGCGCGCTTCGCGCGTGGGGCTGGTGCACCGCGTCGACTGCTCGCGCTTCATCCTGCACGCGCGGGGGCTCTCGTTCGGTGCGGCGAGAGAGCAGCTCAAACGCAAGAACTCGCGGATCCTGCAGGTGCTCCATCCCGGACACGCTGCGGCGCTGCGCGCGTGGGAAAAGCAGGACGCGCTCGGCACCGTGCGAACGCGCTATGGCGCACTGCTCGACGAGCTGCGGAACGCTTCGGAGGCCGCGCGCCGCGCGTTCTTCGAGGCTCCGGTGTCGCTCGTCGTCGGCACCGATCCGCCGCCGGGCGGATGGGACGATCGCGGCGCTCGGATCAGCGTGCTTTGTCGCGCCGACGGAACGGTCGAGATCGACTTGTTCGGCGTGGCCCGCGCTCGACCGCCGGGGCTCGACGCGCGCCGCGCGGTGTTCGAGCTCGCCTATCGGTGGGATCCGACGCACCTCGACGTAAGAGAGCCCGAGCTGCGCGACCGTCTGCGCGACGTCGCCGGGATCTTCGGCCTCGAGAAATCCTTTGTGGAGCCGGCATCGATGAACGGCTCCACCGAATCGAGCGAGATGTGA
- a CDS encoding glycosyltransferase → MTTRHRIVKYPWHTAHDYELAKLPHDFFFIAGTSRNWHTDQRPIPPSITWVPSHDAIESDVMILHVDQWTYHEPAKRFLFLRMRDAYRGPKIVINHGCNMVDGCSSAQMRELIGDCHMVANSKTAHELWAVPSSTYIHHGMSAEEWPATDYANHNVLHVQPFSQQHGKCRNVAAIPRAEERVPVTWVGRDVKFASFTKYRQFLRSSSIFFHPSYASANPRARTEAMLTGLAIVTTDSHGESEYIRNGVNGFCSNDMDELLDHLEYLYRHPREVRRIGRAGRATAQELFGINGYIDRWNALLARVVGL, encoded by the coding sequence ATGACTACCCGACATCGGATCGTAAAGTATCCTTGGCACACGGCGCACGACTACGAGCTCGCCAAGCTCCCGCACGACTTCTTCTTCATTGCGGGCACGTCGCGCAATTGGCACACCGATCAGCGGCCGATACCGCCCTCGATCACGTGGGTGCCTTCGCACGACGCGATCGAGTCCGACGTGATGATCCTTCACGTCGACCAGTGGACGTACCACGAGCCTGCCAAGCGCTTCTTGTTCCTGCGCATGCGTGACGCGTATCGCGGCCCGAAGATCGTCATCAATCACGGCTGCAACATGGTCGACGGCTGCTCGTCGGCACAGATGCGCGAGCTCATCGGCGACTGCCACATGGTCGCGAACAGCAAGACCGCGCACGAGCTCTGGGCGGTCCCCAGCTCGACGTACATCCATCACGGGATGAGCGCGGAGGAGTGGCCCGCGACCGACTACGCGAACCACAACGTGCTCCACGTGCAGCCCTTTTCACAGCAGCACGGAAAGTGCCGAAACGTGGCGGCGATCCCGCGTGCCGAGGAGCGCGTTCCCGTCACGTGGGTAGGGCGGGACGTCAAATTCGCGAGCTTCACCAAGTACCGACAGTTCCTTCGGTCGAGCTCGATCTTCTTCCATCCGAGCTACGCATCTGCGAACCCGCGCGCGCGCACTGAAGCGATGCTCACGGGCCTCGCGATCGTCACGACGGACTCGCACGGGGAGAGCGAGTACATCCGCAATGGGGTGAACGGCTTCTGCAGCAACGACATGGACGAGCTGCTCGATCATCTCGAGTACCTCTATCGACATCCGCGGGAAGTCCGGCGAATCGGGCGCGCGGGTCGAGCCACGGCGCAGGAGCTCTTCGGAATCAACGGCTACATCGATCGGTGGAACGCGCTCCTCGCGCGCGTCGTGGGTTTGTGA
- a CDS encoding glycosyltransferase: MERAPRARRGFVMRISFFPFGPISQASARLRAHYIADALRARGHDVEIDARPDAELVVFQKKRNFAALFEAKRRGARVVYDFDDHYLLDDSGARDEILKIVNLADVVTVGSHELLQAASAYHPNVRLFENPIDVLPGAARKSDYDWRSRLAWFGNRTNLVALDALDLALPVTTITAHGDIEWALETVDAHIAAADLVLLPVEQSAWTLAKNANRLFKCAALAVPFLAADTPEHRRAVEELGLPEWFLVGDRSAWRDAIRSIEARYDELPELMRAASVRAHDAFGIERQAERWLDAVLDPIEPGVRASEVTRRFARGVDVVVLAERTPDRTQATLASARAVGCELSSVSTISALPAPGSTAPAAADFFDIYPALATRIGGSAAEHTLIVQAGVELRPSVMAELARTAHPDRVVILRPQIGPSQDPTVPVKPGTLVDEPPQTVPELVSEPFLPLALLVPAQVWHEHSIDVASGALWAWDLLLDLAAKEREPIVLSAPVSLVAPETYRATPIHGHAAHLQLTAPEVAAELPNMTTEWQRLRSTLASHVVERHRALFERWIALVATRPYSHAATPSSENAQNQIARLSAKLAESSANTKRALKAQAKQQRKIDELEAELKRYVKKRAKTRRLPTDSSSPGEWRQLARELSHLSGTLTRAAAARIFSLARRGSSRTSGD, translated from the coding sequence GTGGAACGCGCTCCTCGCGCGCGTCGTGGGTTTGTGATGCGTATTTCTTTCTTTCCGTTCGGCCCGATTTCCCAGGCCAGCGCGCGATTGCGCGCGCACTACATCGCCGACGCACTGCGGGCTCGCGGCCACGACGTCGAGATCGACGCTCGACCCGACGCCGAGCTCGTCGTCTTCCAGAAGAAGCGCAACTTCGCGGCGCTCTTCGAAGCGAAGCGCCGCGGCGCGCGCGTCGTCTACGACTTCGATGACCACTACCTGCTCGACGACAGCGGTGCGCGCGACGAGATCCTCAAGATCGTGAACCTCGCCGACGTCGTCACGGTCGGCTCGCACGAGCTGCTCCAGGCAGCGAGCGCATACCACCCGAACGTTCGTCTCTTCGAGAACCCGATCGACGTGCTGCCCGGCGCCGCGCGGAAGTCCGACTACGACTGGCGGAGCCGCCTCGCCTGGTTCGGGAACCGCACGAACCTCGTCGCGCTCGACGCGCTCGACCTCGCGCTCCCGGTCACGACCATCACCGCGCACGGCGACATCGAGTGGGCCCTCGAGACAGTCGACGCGCACATCGCCGCGGCGGACCTGGTGCTGCTTCCCGTCGAGCAGAGCGCATGGACGCTCGCGAAGAACGCGAACCGGCTGTTCAAGTGCGCCGCGCTCGCGGTCCCCTTCCTCGCAGCCGATACGCCCGAGCATCGCCGGGCCGTCGAGGAGCTCGGGTTGCCCGAGTGGTTTCTGGTGGGTGACCGGAGCGCGTGGCGTGACGCGATTCGCTCGATCGAAGCGCGATATGACGAGCTCCCGGAGCTGATGCGCGCAGCATCCGTGCGGGCGCACGATGCTTTCGGTATCGAGCGGCAGGCCGAACGCTGGCTCGACGCGGTCTTGGACCCAATCGAGCCGGGGGTGCGTGCGAGCGAGGTGACGCGGCGTTTCGCGCGTGGCGTCGACGTCGTCGTGCTCGCCGAGCGCACGCCGGATCGCACTCAAGCGACCCTCGCCAGTGCACGAGCGGTGGGCTGTGAGTTGAGCTCGGTGAGCACGATTTCGGCGCTGCCAGCTCCGGGATCGACTGCGCCGGCCGCAGCGGACTTCTTCGACATCTACCCGGCGCTCGCCACGCGCATCGGCGGATCGGCGGCCGAGCACACGTTGATCGTCCAGGCGGGCGTCGAGCTGCGACCCTCGGTGATGGCGGAGCTCGCGCGCACCGCCCACCCCGATCGCGTAGTCATCCTGCGGCCGCAGATCGGCCCGTCGCAGGACCCGACCGTGCCCGTGAAGCCTGGCACGTTGGTCGACGAGCCACCGCAAACCGTGCCGGAGCTCGTGTCGGAGCCCTTCCTGCCGCTCGCGCTGCTCGTGCCTGCGCAGGTTTGGCACGAGCACTCGATCGACGTCGCATCCGGGGCGCTCTGGGCGTGGGACCTGCTGCTGGACCTGGCGGCGAAGGAGCGCGAGCCGATCGTGCTCTCCGCGCCGGTGAGCCTCGTCGCGCCCGAGACCTACCGAGCGACGCCGATCCACGGTCATGCCGCTCATCTCCAGCTGACGGCGCCCGAAGTCGCGGCCGAGCTTCCGAACATGACGACGGAATGGCAGAGGCTGCGCTCGACCCTCGCGAGCCACGTGGTGGAGCGTCACCGCGCGCTGTTCGAGCGGTGGATCGCGTTGGTCGCTACACGGCCGTACTCGCACGCCGCGACCCCCTCCTCGGAGAACGCGCAGAACCAGATCGCGCGCCTGTCCGCGAAGCTCGCGGAGAGCAGCGCCAACACGAAGCGGGCGCTGAAAGCACAGGCCAAGCAGCAGCGGAAGATCGACGAGCTCGAGGCCGAGCTGAAGCGCTACGTGAAGAAGCGCGCGAAGACGCGCCGCTTGCCGACCGACTCGAGCTCCCCGGGCGAGTGGCGCCAGCTCGCGCGGGAGCTCTCGCACCTGTCGGGCACGCTCACGCGGGCGGCGGCGGCGAGGATCTTCTCGCTGGCGCGACGCGGCTCCTCTCGGACGTCCGGCGACTGA
- a CDS encoding class I SAM-dependent methyltransferase: MARVRRGIGLRANPRPGPARSRSIPSVRPGVQPDVEVVPAVLLDHFGVGFARAANLVCSVPSPPPSSRAMGLRTRVKKQVSRGLRTLGRFLTNAGERLSQEGAAAIATDARHVDTPRSENRAIDLVPITLDDVLALLVDPESRQPLARAGDALRVSGGAREYPIVAEVPWLMSKLGRPVVDGAPGASASHVARSARPARTLVLDVGTKTGKHLRGVLDEQSKVLRFDPSIPCAVVGIDLHQDRLLGARANGIFAVRADASRMPFHDGAFDIAVITELLEHVPRELAVHVLREARRVTRRSIFIQNPDFTAEEYLRTAGLKFAWMDWKVHPHHVTADGMRTILEEAGFSSFEVEQIRPVADSSHSEIVPIDAPTDTLVFDAAIHSKRSVMFDQPVFEKLRVVLDIERHAR; this comes from the coding sequence GTGGCTCGCGTTCGCCGCGGGATCGGGCTGCGCGCGAACCCCAGACCTGGTCCCGCCAGATCGCGATCGATCCCGTCTGTGCGCCCTGGGGTACAGCCGGATGTGGAAGTTGTCCCAGCGGTCCTTCTCGACCACTTCGGTGTCGGATTCGCACGCGCTGCCAACCTCGTTTGCTCCGTGCCGTCGCCGCCGCCAAGCTCGCGCGCGATGGGACTCAGGACGCGTGTGAAGAAGCAAGTCTCCCGCGGGCTGCGCACGCTCGGGCGCTTCCTCACGAACGCGGGCGAACGGCTCTCGCAAGAGGGCGCAGCGGCGATCGCGACGGACGCGCGGCACGTCGACACGCCGAGGTCGGAGAATCGCGCGATCGATCTCGTTCCCATCACGCTCGACGACGTGCTCGCGCTGCTCGTCGATCCCGAGTCGCGGCAACCGCTCGCCCGCGCTGGCGACGCGCTACGCGTGTCGGGCGGAGCACGCGAGTACCCCATCGTCGCCGAGGTGCCGTGGCTCATGAGCAAACTCGGGCGGCCCGTCGTCGACGGCGCGCCCGGCGCGAGCGCCTCACACGTCGCGCGATCGGCTCGCCCGGCCCGCACGCTCGTGCTCGACGTCGGCACGAAGACCGGCAAGCACCTGCGCGGCGTCCTCGACGAGCAATCGAAGGTGCTGCGGTTCGATCCGAGTATCCCGTGCGCGGTCGTCGGCATCGACCTCCACCAGGACCGGCTCCTCGGTGCGCGGGCGAACGGCATCTTCGCCGTTCGCGCCGATGCGTCGCGGATGCCCTTTCACGACGGTGCGTTCGACATCGCGGTGATTACCGAGCTGCTCGAGCACGTTCCGCGCGAGCTCGCGGTGCACGTGCTCCGCGAGGCGCGTCGCGTGACGCGCCGCTCGATCTTCATCCAGAACCCCGACTTCACCGCGGAGGAGTATCTCCGCACCGCGGGTCTCAAGTTCGCGTGGATGGACTGGAAGGTCCACCCGCACCACGTCACGGCGGACGGGATGCGGACGATCCTGGAGGAAGCCGGGTTCTCGTCGTTCGAAGTCGAGCAGATCCGTCCCGTCGCGGACAGCTCGCACTCGGAGATCGTGCCGATCGACGCGCCGACCGACACGCTCGTGTTCGACGCTGCGATCCACTCGAAGCGGAGCGTGATGTTCGATCAGCCGGTGTTCGAGAAGCTGCGGGTCGTGCTCGACATCGAGCGACACGCGCGCTGA